The proteins below come from a single Crossiella sp. CA-258035 genomic window:
- a CDS encoding WXG100 family type VII secretion target, with protein MASKYGLDAEAMGKAAVDVEKIQAEVVGELRTLRSGLEPLQSAWKGTASTAFNKLLTDWGTETEKLNAALQAIGEQLKKSAGDYVAQEEEHAQSMSSISAGLDF; from the coding sequence ATGGCTAGCAAGTACGGTCTTGATGCCGAAGCGATGGGCAAGGCTGCCGTCGACGTCGAGAAGATCCAGGCAGAGGTCGTGGGCGAGCTGCGCACCCTGCGCTCGGGTCTCGAGCCGCTGCAGAGCGCGTGGAAGGGTACGGCCTCCACTGCCTTCAACAAGCTGCTGACCGACTGGGGCACCGAGACGGAGAAGCTGAACGCCGCCCTCCAGGCGATCGGCGAGCAGCTGAAGAAGTCCGCCGGTGACTACGTCGCGCAGGAAGAAGAGCACGCCCAGTCCATGTCGAGCATCTCGGCCGGGCTCGACTTCTGA
- a CDS encoding type VII secretion-associated protein gives MSLRVAIDFGTSSTCVAVSVDGREPQIVVVDGADSVMPSAVYAAADGTLFVGHEAERQAAVDPSRYEPNPKRRIDEGELLLGTTVLPVLDVVRAVLARAVAEARRLAGGAPVDLLVLTHPADWGAIRTRVLRQAGNRLANELVLVPEPVAAAVFHSAGHVLADGAALAVLDLGGGTVDASVVRRQGESFQVLATKGDPGFGGADIDQLLLEHVGALVSAVDADGWRSLVEGRELADRRRRRVLRQDVRGAKETLSRHAYTDVPLPPPFPDAHVTRADLERLIHAPLSRAAELVRATVHNAGLSSAQLAAVFLVGGSSRIPLVARLVHESTGIVPTTLDQPETVVARGALRAVAADPHRTAKLPPAPPPPPRPPQPLYTPPPVPPPPPAKSAKAPWLIGGAVVAAVAAVAVTVALTSDGTPQSSPSTTPTPTSQPPPAQQIAQYSYRFTLPEGWYQAGGDGPTRKVQLRPDGQTSGADVVAVEERALTYDSTTDRDRALRELRTEYEKAADNGYSGFNQSHQFAGKDVVYYRRTVGDATVDYYVVFQGKAQVTVGCQSSGGGRERVRASCEQVVGTLTVTG, from the coding sequence TTGAGCCTGCGCGTCGCGATCGACTTCGGGACCTCCAGCACCTGTGTCGCGGTGTCCGTCGACGGGCGGGAACCGCAGATCGTGGTGGTGGACGGCGCCGACTCGGTGATGCCGTCCGCGGTGTACGCCGCCGCGGACGGCACGCTGTTCGTCGGTCACGAGGCCGAGCGGCAGGCCGCGGTCGACCCCTCCCGGTACGAGCCGAACCCGAAGCGGCGCATCGACGAGGGCGAGCTGCTGCTGGGCACCACGGTGCTGCCGGTGCTCGACGTGGTCCGCGCGGTACTGGCCAGGGCGGTCGCCGAGGCCAGGCGGCTGGCCGGCGGCGCGCCGGTGGACCTGCTGGTGCTCACCCACCCCGCGGACTGGGGCGCGATCCGCACCAGGGTGCTGCGCCAGGCGGGCAACCGGCTGGCCAACGAGCTGGTGCTGGTGCCGGAACCGGTGGCGGCCGCGGTGTTCCACTCCGCGGGCCACGTGCTGGCCGACGGGGCCGCGCTGGCCGTGCTGGACCTGGGCGGCGGCACGGTGGACGCCAGCGTGGTGCGCAGGCAGGGCGAGTCCTTCCAGGTGCTGGCCACCAAGGGCGACCCCGGCTTCGGCGGCGCGGACATCGACCAGCTGCTGCTCGAACACGTCGGCGCGCTGGTCTCCGCGGTGGACGCCGACGGCTGGCGCTCCCTGGTGGAGGGCCGCGAGCTGGCCGACCGCCGGCGCAGGCGGGTGCTGCGCCAGGACGTGCGCGGCGCCAAGGAGACCCTGTCCCGGCACGCCTACACCGACGTGCCGCTGCCGCCCCCGTTCCCGGACGCGCACGTCACCAGGGCCGACCTGGAACGCCTGATCCACGCCCCGCTCTCCCGCGCCGCCGAGCTGGTGCGGGCCACGGTGCACAACGCGGGGCTCAGCTCGGCCCAGCTGGCCGCGGTCTTCCTGGTCGGCGGCTCCAGCCGGATCCCGCTGGTGGCCCGCCTGGTGCACGAGTCGACCGGAATAGTCCCCACGACCCTGGACCAGCCGGAGACGGTGGTGGCCCGCGGCGCCCTGCGCGCGGTCGCCGCCGACCCGCACCGCACCGCCAAGCTCCCGCCCGCGCCGCCACCACCCCCGCGCCCACCCCAGCCGCTCTACACCCCGCCGCCCGTACCACCGCCGCCCCCGGCCAAGTCGGCGAAGGCGCCATGGCTGATCGGCGGCGCGGTGGTCGCCGCCGTGGCCGCGGTCGCCGTCACGGTCGCCCTGACCAGCGACGGCACCCCCCAGTCCAGCCCCAGCACCACACCGACCCCGACCAGCCAGCCCCCGCCCGCCCAGCAGATCGCCCAGTACAGCTACCGGTTCACCCTGCCCGAGGGCTGGTACCAGGCAGGCGGCGACGGCCCGACCCGCAAGGTCCAGCTCCGCCCGGACGGCCAGACCAGCGGCGCGGACGTGGTGGCGGTGGAGGAGCGGGCGCTGACCTATGACAGCACCACCGACCGTGACCGCGCGCTGCGCGAGCTCCGGACGGAGTACGAGAAGGCCGCGGACAACGGTTACTCCGGGTTCAACCAGAGTCATCAGTTCGCGGGAAAGGACGTCGTGTACTACCGGCGCACCGTGGGTGATGCGACAGTGGACTACTACGTGGTGTTCCAGGGCAAGGCCCAGGTCACGGTCGGTTGCCAGTCCTCGGGCGGAGGACGGGAACGGGTGCGCGCGAGCTGCGAACAGGTGGTCGGCACCCTCACAGTCACAGGTTGA
- the eccCa gene encoding type VII secretion protein EccCa translates to MSTLQFKRSPRLSPPRPPGGEVHLEPPPEVPRVIPGNIFMKVLPFVMIVASVGMMIFMFQTGGKNPQSLLFGGMFLISTIGMMAGGGMGGGGKGQKKAEMNEDRKDYLRYLGQMRQRAREAIAEQRAEREWVHPDPKMLWSLTAKKSRRMWERRANDPDFVHVRICVGTQRLATRLVPPQTGPVDELEPISTLALRRFVRAHSLVPDLPISITMRGFAAISLHGEKELTRPLARAMLAQLTTFHTPDDLLIAVVTAGKTKAEWEWAKWLPHAQHPKLVDGIGQLRMMAGSLAQIEAWLDQLEQPLRDRQRFTRNAPPSTDEPHIVIVIDDGEVTREENILMTEGFTGVTLLDLSDSLGSLASRRGLRLVVEPTRLGARSASGVEWFGQPDALSVAEAEALARKLSPYRTATGGGESNEDEPLLSSNVGLFELLGLRDPMTFDIAQAWRPKPISDRFKVPFGVGEFGQPVELDIKEAAVGGMGPHGLCIGATGSGKSEFLRTLVLGLMATHSSAQLNLILIDFKGGATFAGLDGAAHVAAVITNLADDLTMVDRMRDAIAGEMNRRQESLKNGGNFKNVWDYEAAREKGADLDPLPALFIVIDEFSELLSAKPDFIDLFVAIGRLGRSLQIHLLLASQRLEEGKLRGLDTHLSYRVGLKTFSASESRAVLGVPDAYELPSIPGSGYLKYGATEPMIRFKACYVSGPYRPPGMQAVQTSAPVGGDRRPKLFVPDFVEIPKEPVRPVLADKPKEEKKPDAPVEPSELDIVVQRTKNQGPKPHQVWLPPLLEPPTLDQLLPMLAPTEDRGLTSPGFFGNGRLTVPIGVVDKPYEQRRDLLWADLSGGAGHMAVAGGPQSGKSMVLRTLVMSMALTHTPQEVQFYCLDFGGGTMGSLQGLPHVGSVAGRLDPDKVRRTLAEVVSLMNEREQRFRDLGIDSMVEFRNRKRRGEIPGDLYGDVFLVIDGWLNFKQEFENLEMQVVSIASQGLSFGVHVVIGATRWAEIRPALKDLLGTRFELRLGDPSESEVDRRVAVNIPQNRPGRGLSVEKLHFLVALPRIDAMPSAEDVGAGITDAAQKVTAAWRGPAAPRVRMLPDLLPYEELQVNPELPRHMVPIGINEDDLATMYLDFDAEPHFLAFAERETGKTALLRNITKGICDRYTPKQARIIMVDYRRTMLGFVPDELLLAYAASSNQLGGMVNDIKASMTKRLPGPDVTQEQLKNRSWWTGPELFLIVDDYDLVAPQGNNPLAPLSEFLPQAKDVGLHVILARNSGGASRAMFDPIIGKMREQASPGIVMSGNRDEGALLGNVKPSQMPPGRGTLVSRKAGQQLVQVAFLPGD, encoded by the coding sequence GTGAGCACGCTTCAGTTCAAGCGTTCGCCGCGGCTCAGCCCGCCGCGACCCCCCGGCGGCGAGGTCCACCTGGAGCCGCCGCCCGAGGTGCCCAGGGTCATTCCCGGCAACATCTTCATGAAGGTCCTGCCCTTCGTGATGATCGTCGCCTCGGTCGGCATGATGATCTTCATGTTCCAGACTGGCGGGAAGAACCCCCAGTCGCTGCTCTTCGGCGGCATGTTCCTGATCTCGACCATCGGCATGATGGCCGGTGGCGGCATGGGCGGTGGCGGCAAGGGCCAGAAGAAGGCCGAGATGAACGAGGACCGCAAGGACTACCTGCGGTACCTCGGCCAGATGCGGCAGCGGGCCCGCGAGGCCATCGCCGAGCAGCGCGCCGAGCGCGAGTGGGTGCACCCCGACCCGAAGATGCTGTGGTCGCTCACGGCCAAGAAGAGCCGCCGCATGTGGGAGCGCAGGGCCAACGACCCCGACTTCGTGCACGTGCGCATCTGTGTGGGCACCCAGCGGCTGGCCACCCGCCTGGTCCCGCCGCAGACCGGCCCGGTGGACGAGCTGGAGCCGATCTCCACGCTGGCCCTGCGCCGGTTCGTGCGCGCGCACTCGCTGGTGCCGGACCTGCCGATCTCGATCACCATGCGCGGGTTCGCCGCGATCAGCCTGCACGGCGAGAAGGAGCTGACCCGGCCGCTGGCCCGCGCCATGCTGGCCCAGCTGACCACCTTCCACACCCCGGACGACCTGCTCATCGCGGTGGTCACCGCGGGCAAGACCAAGGCCGAGTGGGAGTGGGCGAAGTGGCTGCCGCACGCCCAGCACCCCAAGCTGGTCGACGGCATCGGCCAGCTGCGCATGATGGCGGGCTCGCTGGCCCAGATCGAGGCCTGGCTGGACCAGCTGGAGCAGCCGCTGCGGGACCGGCAGCGGTTCACCCGCAACGCGCCGCCGAGCACCGACGAGCCGCACATCGTGATCGTCATCGACGACGGTGAGGTCACCCGCGAAGAGAACATCCTGATGACCGAGGGGTTCACCGGCGTCACGCTGCTGGACCTCTCCGACAGCCTCGGCTCGCTGGCCTCCCGCCGCGGCCTGCGCCTGGTGGTCGAGCCCACCCGGCTCGGCGCGCGCAGCGCCAGCGGGGTCGAGTGGTTCGGCCAGCCGGACGCGCTCAGCGTGGCCGAGGCCGAGGCGCTGGCCCGCAAGCTCTCCCCGTACCGCACCGCCACCGGCGGCGGCGAGTCCAACGAGGACGAGCCGCTGCTGAGCTCCAACGTCGGCCTGTTCGAGCTGCTCGGCCTGCGCGACCCGATGACCTTCGACATCGCCCAGGCCTGGCGGCCCAAGCCGATCAGCGACCGGTTCAAGGTGCCCTTCGGCGTCGGCGAGTTCGGCCAGCCGGTGGAGCTGGACATCAAGGAGGCCGCGGTCGGCGGCATGGGCCCGCACGGCCTGTGCATCGGCGCGACCGGTTCCGGTAAGTCGGAGTTCCTGCGCACCCTGGTGCTGGGCCTGATGGCCACGCACTCCTCGGCCCAGCTCAACCTGATCCTCATCGACTTCAAGGGTGGCGCGACCTTCGCCGGCCTGGACGGCGCTGCGCACGTCGCCGCGGTGATCACCAACCTGGCCGACGACCTCACCATGGTCGACCGCATGCGCGATGCCATCGCCGGTGAGATGAACCGGCGGCAGGAGTCGCTGAAGAACGGCGGCAACTTCAAGAACGTCTGGGACTACGAGGCCGCGCGCGAGAAGGGCGCCGACCTCGATCCGCTGCCCGCGCTGTTCATCGTCATCGACGAGTTCTCCGAGCTGCTCTCCGCCAAGCCGGACTTCATCGACCTGTTCGTCGCGATCGGCCGCCTCGGCCGCTCGCTGCAGATCCACCTGCTGCTGGCCTCCCAGCGGCTGGAGGAGGGCAAGCTGCGCGGCCTGGACACCCACCTGTCCTACCGGGTCGGCCTCAAGACCTTCTCCGCCTCGGAGTCCCGCGCGGTGCTCGGGGTGCCGGATGCCTACGAGCTGCCGTCCATCCCGGGTTCCGGCTACCTGAAGTACGGCGCGACCGAGCCGATGATCCGGTTCAAGGCCTGTTACGTCTCCGGCCCGTACCGCCCGCCGGGCATGCAGGCCGTGCAGACCTCCGCGCCGGTCGGCGGCGACCGCAGGCCGAAGCTGTTCGTGCCGGACTTCGTGGAGATCCCGAAGGAACCGGTGCGGCCGGTGCTGGCGGACAAGCCCAAGGAGGAGAAGAAGCCGGACGCCCCGGTGGAGCCCTCCGAGCTGGACATCGTGGTGCAGCGCACCAAGAACCAGGGCCCCAAGCCGCACCAGGTGTGGCTGCCGCCGTTGCTGGAGCCGCCCACCCTCGACCAGCTGCTGCCCATGCTCGCGCCGACCGAGGACCGGGGGCTCACCTCGCCCGGCTTCTTCGGCAACGGGCGGCTGACCGTGCCGATCGGCGTGGTGGACAAGCCGTACGAGCAGCGGCGCGACCTGCTGTGGGCGGACCTCTCCGGTGGCGCCGGGCACATGGCGGTGGCCGGTGGCCCGCAGTCCGGCAAGTCGATGGTGCTGCGCACCCTGGTGATGTCCATGGCGCTCACGCACACGCCGCAGGAGGTGCAGTTCTACTGCCTCGACTTCGGTGGCGGCACCATGGGCTCGCTGCAGGGCCTGCCGCACGTCGGCAGCGTCGCGGGCAGGCTCGACCCGGACAAGGTGCGGCGCACCCTGGCCGAGGTCGTCTCGCTGATGAACGAGCGCGAGCAGCGGTTCCGGGACCTCGGCATCGACTCGATGGTGGAGTTCCGCAACCGCAAGCGGCGCGGCGAGATCCCCGGCGACCTCTACGGCGACGTCTTCCTGGTCATCGACGGCTGGCTGAACTTCAAGCAGGAGTTCGAGAACCTGGAGATGCAGGTCGTCAGCATCGCCTCCCAGGGTCTGTCCTTCGGCGTGCACGTGGTCATCGGCGCGACCCGCTGGGCGGAGATCCGGCCCGCGCTCAAGGACCTGCTCGGCACCCGGTTCGAGCTGCGCCTGGGTGACCCGAGCGAGTCCGAGGTGGACCGCAGGGTCGCGGTGAACATCCCGCAGAACCGGCCGGGCCGCGGCCTGTCGGTGGAGAAGCTGCACTTCCTGGTGGCGCTGCCGCGCATCGACGCGATGCCCTCCGCGGAGGACGTCGGCGCCGGCATCACCGACGCGGCGCAGAAGGTCACCGCCGCCTGGCGGGGCCCGGCCGCGCCGAGGGTGCGCATGCTGCCCGACCTGCTGCCCTACGAAGAGCTCCAGGTCAACCCGGAGCTGCCTCGCCACATGGTGCCGATCGGCATCAACGAGGACGACCTGGCCACGATGTACCTGGACTTCGACGCCGAGCCGCACTTCCTGGCCTTCGCCGAGCGCGAGACCGGCAAGACCGCGCTGCTGCGCAACATCACCAAGGGCATCTGCGACCGGTACACGCCGAAGCAGGCGCGGATCATCATGGTCGACTACCGGCGCACCATGCTCGGCTTCGTGCCCGACGAGCTGCTGCTGGCCTACGCGGCCTCGTCCAACCAGCTCGGCGGCATGGTCAACGACATCAAGGCGTCGATGACCAAGCGGCTGCCCGGTCCGGACGTCACGCAGGAGCAGCTGAAGAACCGGTCCTGGTGGACGGGTCCGGAGCTGTTCCTCATCGTCGACGACTACGACCTGGTGGCGCCGCAGGGCAACAACCCGCTCGCCCCGCTCTCGGAGTTCCTGCCGCAGGCCAAGGACGTCGGCCTGCACGTGATCCTGGCGCGGAACTCCGGTGGCGCGAGCCGGGCGATGTTCGACCCGATCATCGGCAAGATGCGCGAGCAGGCCAGCCCGGGCATCGTGATGAGCGGCAACCGGGACGAGGGCGCGCTGCTGGGCAACGTGAAACCGTCCCAGATGCCGCCGGGACGAGGCACCCTGGTCAGCCGCAAGGCCGGTCAGCAGCTCGTCCAGGTCGCCTTCCTGCCCGGAGACTGA
- the eccD gene encoding type VII secretion integral membrane protein EccD, which translates to MATGTTVFSRVTVVAPRTRIDVALPADVAVADLLPMLLEMAQENSPDGGVRHGGWCLAKIGQDPLEPGRTLASLAVVDGDILQLRRRVENPPKALYDDVVDAIADADPASFRAWDAETARKLGHWAGGLAFLAAAVTVGLAGTAYPLAAAITAGVAAVVAVIVGAVVVRSYAAPTTGIIIAATGGLPMAFVAGLYAVPGGPGAANLLLGFALVAVVAGAALMVIGAGVSVFIAAVTVGVLGLLTSTVAMFVDYPPHGFGAGAAAAALVVLSTLPQMTIKMAKIPLPHVPSNAEDLKEDQGFPDYEVIERRAGLAHEYMTGMIIGCGLVAAGGAVLAGTMPKFWGPIFGAVVTAVLLLRARTYANGSQAVALLSTGILSAGGLLVGWMLTASPFGQLLWVFGTLIALAALGLVLGVVFPNQRFSPPMRRSVDVAEAIFIAAVLPLALAVMELYSAVRAL; encoded by the coding sequence GTGGCGACCGGGACGACGGTGTTCAGCCGAGTGACCGTGGTGGCACCGCGAACGCGCATCGACGTCGCGCTTCCCGCGGATGTCGCGGTGGCGGACCTGCTGCCGATGCTGCTGGAGATGGCCCAGGAGAACAGCCCGGACGGCGGTGTCCGGCACGGTGGCTGGTGCCTGGCGAAGATCGGTCAGGACCCGCTGGAGCCGGGGCGCACGCTCGCCTCGCTCGCGGTCGTCGACGGCGACATCCTGCAGCTGCGCCGGCGGGTGGAGAACCCGCCGAAGGCGCTCTACGACGACGTGGTGGACGCGATCGCCGACGCCGACCCGGCCAGCTTCCGGGCCTGGGACGCCGAGACCGCGCGCAAGCTCGGGCACTGGGCGGGCGGCCTGGCCTTCCTGGCCGCCGCGGTCACCGTCGGCCTGGCCGGCACCGCCTACCCGCTGGCCGCCGCGATCACCGCGGGCGTGGCCGCGGTCGTCGCGGTGATCGTCGGCGCGGTGGTCGTGCGCTCCTACGCCGCCCCCACCACCGGCATCATCATCGCCGCCACCGGTGGCCTGCCGATGGCCTTCGTGGCCGGTCTGTACGCGGTGCCCGGCGGTCCGGGCGCGGCCAACCTGCTGCTCGGCTTCGCACTGGTCGCGGTGGTCGCGGGCGCGGCGCTGATGGTGATCGGCGCGGGCGTGTCGGTGTTCATCGCCGCGGTCACCGTCGGCGTGCTCGGCCTGCTCACCTCCACCGTGGCGATGTTCGTGGACTACCCGCCACACGGCTTCGGCGCCGGTGCCGCCGCGGCCGCGCTGGTGGTGCTGTCCACGCTGCCGCAGATGACCATCAAGATGGCCAAGATCCCGCTGCCGCACGTGCCGAGCAACGCCGAGGACCTCAAGGAGGACCAGGGCTTCCCGGACTACGAGGTGATCGAGCGCCGCGCGGGCCTGGCCCACGAGTACATGACCGGCATGATCATCGGCTGCGGCCTGGTCGCCGCCGGTGGCGCCGTGCTGGCCGGCACCATGCCGAAGTTCTGGGGCCCGATCTTCGGCGCGGTGGTCACCGCGGTGCTGCTGCTGCGCGCCCGCACCTACGCCAACGGCAGCCAGGCGGTGGCGCTGCTGTCCACCGGCATCCTCTCCGCCGGTGGACTGCTGGTCGGCTGGATGCTCACCGCCAGCCCGTTCGGCCAGCTGCTGTGGGTCTTCGGCACGCTGATCGCGCTGGCCGCGCTCGGCCTGGTGCTCGGCGTGGTGTTCCCGAACCAGCGCTTCTCCCCGCCGATGCGCCGCTCGGTCGACGTGGCCGAGGCCATCTTCATCGCCGCCGTGCTGCCGCTGGCCCTGGCGGTCATGGAGCTGTACTCCGCGGTCCGGGCGCTGTGA
- the mycP gene encoding type VII secretion-associated serine protease mycosin — MRRAAALTGVAATLLTLNPLWVAQAQQPTPSGLAKPDDQFPKPPPPGTPAPAGPAVKDLTYEAKQGCIQPGNNGLTVEERPWGQMVLQFEKAWRFATGKKQKVAVIDTGVNPHPRLGNRLQGGGDYVQDGKNGTEDCNGHGTLVAGIIAANNDDSTEGFKGVAPDAEILAFRQTDPFFQAKDSNGVTKSAGRVGTLAQAIRRAADDPEVTVINISETICGAVGTLADQPMLRATVRYAVKEKDKVIVVAAGNTDSGNDKSSCKNNNEPGRARVVTSPAFFDDDVLTVGAVKRDGSAAEFSIGGPWVDIAGPGTQITSLDPGRGATKLANRMLDNSGNPTEIQGTSFAAPYVAGVAALVRERYPDLDAYQVMSRLQKTAQHPAGKDGRDFYLGYGMVDPIAALTAVLPEEAGVRPSPALRDAMALKPPLEKDWTPIVVAIAGAGGGLGLLLLTLFVMHTVQRNRKGEEESALRPLH, encoded by the coding sequence TTGCGGCGAGCCGCGGCGCTCACCGGCGTCGCGGCCACCCTGCTCACGCTCAACCCGCTGTGGGTCGCCCAGGCCCAGCAGCCGACCCCCTCGGGTCTGGCCAAGCCGGACGACCAGTTCCCGAAGCCCCCGCCCCCTGGCACGCCCGCCCCGGCCGGACCGGCGGTGAAGGACCTGACCTACGAGGCCAAACAGGGCTGCATCCAGCCGGGCAACAACGGGCTGACCGTCGAGGAACGGCCGTGGGGCCAGATGGTGCTCCAGTTCGAGAAGGCCTGGCGGTTCGCCACCGGCAAGAAGCAGAAGGTCGCCGTCATCGACACCGGGGTCAACCCGCATCCCCGGCTGGGCAACCGGCTGCAGGGCGGCGGTGACTACGTCCAGGACGGCAAGAACGGCACCGAGGACTGCAACGGCCACGGCACGCTGGTGGCCGGCATCATCGCCGCGAACAACGACGACAGCACCGAGGGCTTCAAGGGCGTCGCGCCGGACGCGGAGATCCTGGCCTTCCGCCAGACCGACCCGTTCTTCCAGGCCAAGGACAGCAACGGGGTGACCAAGTCCGCGGGCCGGGTCGGCACGCTGGCCCAGGCCATCCGCCGGGCGGCCGACGACCCCGAGGTCACGGTGATCAACATCTCCGAGACCATCTGCGGCGCGGTCGGCACACTGGCCGACCAGCCCATGCTGCGGGCCACCGTGCGGTACGCGGTGAAGGAGAAGGACAAGGTCATCGTGGTCGCGGCCGGCAACACCGACTCCGGCAACGACAAGAGCAGCTGCAAGAACAACAACGAGCCGGGCCGGGCCAGGGTGGTCACCAGCCCCGCCTTCTTCGACGACGACGTGCTCACCGTCGGCGCGGTCAAGCGGGACGGCAGCGCGGCCGAGTTCTCCATCGGCGGCCCCTGGGTGGACATCGCCGGACCGGGCACCCAGATCACCTCGCTGGACCCCGGCCGGGGCGCGACCAAGCTGGCCAACCGGATGCTGGACAACAGCGGCAACCCGACCGAGATCCAGGGCACCAGCTTCGCCGCGCCGTACGTGGCCGGGGTGGCCGCGCTGGTGCGCGAGCGGTACCCCGACCTGGACGCCTACCAGGTGATGTCCCGGCTGCAGAAGACCGCGCAGCACCCGGCGGGCAAGGACGGCCGGGACTTCTACCTCGGCTACGGCATGGTCGACCCGATCGCCGCGCTGACCGCGGTGCTGCCGGAGGAAGCCGGCGTGCGGCCCTCACCCGCGCTGCGCGACGCCATGGCGCTGAAGCCGCCGCTGGAGAAGGACTGGACGCCGATCGTGGTCGCGATCGCGGGCGCGGGCGGCGGGCTCGGTTTGTTGCTGCTGACGCTGTTCGTCATGCACACGGTGCAGCGCAACCGGAAGGGCGAGGAAGAGTCCGCCCTGCGGCCCCTGCACTGA
- the eccB gene encoding type VII secretion protein EccB: MPSTPTTKSQVHAYQFVIRRMESALVRKDAVMLHEPTRTQTRATVVGAILAAVCCLGFIVWGYLDPTGKTPPENGIVISKQSGAVYVAMNNPAKMLVATPNLASARLLLVAMGGSAGQATAPVTVDEASLTGVSRGAFTGIPGAPELLPTGEQIVSPDWGICDQLTVDQAQVKGEEKPAIDTTAFGGVTNLGRKLKDEEGLLFKAPNGSHYLVFASDPAKGLPGAGAVRAKIDMTNKALMNAMRISNPVPRLASSALINAIPEVKELKPLEISEKGSSITAYPAPSGRKVGEVVREQRADGSFGYYLLLKDGVQEIPLAVADLMQTASGSSSAWVTLGPGAVSNLQRSNTAIDMKDYPRVVPKIVGVLEQGTTCLNWGVQGGKPVTWVGLANATPTPDPKLKPVELAQADGSGDKVDKFFMPPGKAAVVRSTTSENNFGSGPIFLVSDRGVRFGIPNQKVAEGLGLGADYRPAPEVILRTLPTGPILDPKEAARIFDTVQVDETDPKRRVMPSQNAQPGG, encoded by the coding sequence ATGCCCTCAACACCTACCACCAAGTCCCAGGTTCACGCGTACCAGTTCGTGATTCGCAGGATGGAATCCGCGCTGGTCCGCAAGGACGCGGTGATGTTGCACGAACCGACCCGCACCCAGACACGCGCGACCGTGGTCGGGGCGATCCTCGCCGCGGTCTGCTGCCTGGGTTTCATCGTCTGGGGCTACCTGGACCCGACCGGTAAAACGCCGCCGGAGAACGGCATCGTGATCAGCAAGCAGTCCGGCGCCGTGTACGTGGCGATGAACAACCCGGCGAAGATGCTGGTCGCGACCCCGAACCTGGCTTCGGCCCGGTTGCTGCTGGTGGCCATGGGCGGTAGCGCCGGCCAGGCCACCGCGCCCGTGACGGTGGACGAGGCCTCGCTCACCGGGGTCTCCAGGGGCGCCTTCACCGGCATCCCCGGCGCGCCCGAGCTGCTGCCGACCGGCGAGCAGATCGTTTCACCCGACTGGGGCATCTGCGACCAGCTGACCGTGGACCAGGCCCAGGTGAAGGGCGAGGAGAAGCCCGCGATCGACACCACCGCCTTCGGTGGCGTGACCAACCTCGGCCGCAAGCTCAAGGACGAGGAGGGCCTGTTGTTCAAGGCCCCCAACGGCAGCCACTACCTGGTCTTCGCCAGCGACCCGGCCAAGGGCCTGCCGGGCGCGGGCGCGGTGCGCGCCAAGATCGACATGACCAACAAGGCGCTGATGAACGCGATGCGCATCTCCAACCCGGTGCCGCGGCTGGCCTCCTCCGCGTTGATCAACGCGATCCCGGAGGTCAAGGAGCTCAAGCCGCTGGAGATCAGCGAGAAGGGCAGCAGCATCACCGCCTACCCCGCGCCCAGCGGCCGCAAGGTCGGCGAGGTGGTCCGGGAGCAGCGCGCGGACGGCAGCTTCGGCTACTACCTGCTGCTCAAGGACGGCGTGCAGGAGATCCCGCTGGCGGTGGCCGACCTGATGCAGACCGCCTCCGGCAGCAGCTCGGCCTGGGTCACCCTGGGGCCGGGCGCGGTGAGCAACCTGCAGCGCAGCAACACCGCGATCGACATGAAGGACTACCCGAGGGTGGTGCCGAAGATCGTCGGCGTGCTCGAGCAGGGCACCACCTGCCTGAACTGGGGCGTGCAGGGCGGCAAGCCGGTCACCTGGGTCGGCCTGGCGAACGCCACGCCCACCCCGGACCCGAAGCTGAAGCCGGTCGAGCTGGCCCAGGCCGACGGCAGCGGCGACAAGGTGGACAAGTTCTTCATGCCGCCGGGCAAGGCCGCGGTGGTGCGCAGCACGACCTCGGAGAACAACTTCGGCTCCGGCCCGATCTTCCTGGTCTCCGACCGCGGCGTGCGCTTCGGCATCCCGAACCAGAAGGTCGCCGAGGGACTGGGGCTGGGCGCCGACTACCGGCCCGCGCCCGAGGTCATCCTGCGCACACTGCCGACCGGGCCCATCCTGGATCCGAAGGAAGCCGCCCGGATCTTCGACACCGTGCAGGTGGACGAGACCGACCCCAAGCGACGGGTGATGCCCTCGCAGAACGCGCAGCCCGGCGGCTGA